A genomic segment from Truepera sp. encodes:
- a CDS encoding Fic family protein — MFNYVNAMNYGLERLATLPVSVRLIREIHDRLLAGVRGQHLSPGELRTSQNWIGPGGCTLDQATFVPPPPHELPRLLGELEDFLHDESPLPLLIRIGLAHAQFETIHPFLDGNGRIGRLLITFLLCEKQVLLKPVLYLSHYFKRHRQEYYDHLQAVRDQGAWEQWLIFFLTGVYEVSQQATETAGRILSLRERHRQLIADALGRAAGNGHRVLEHLYQHPIVAVTEIQDLNETSYPAANNLVAQLVAHGVLHEITGQKRNRRFIYSEYVELFYDES, encoded by the coding sequence GTGTTCAACTACGTCAATGCCATGAACTACGGGCTCGAGCGGCTGGCTACCCTACCGGTATCGGTGCGGCTGATACGAGAGATCCACGATCGGCTACTAGCCGGTGTCCGCGGGCAACACCTGTCGCCCGGCGAGCTGCGCACAAGTCAGAACTGGATTGGTCCCGGCGGCTGTACGCTCGATCAGGCGACCTTCGTGCCTCCTCCACCGCATGAATTGCCCCGTCTGCTGGGCGAACTTGAAGATTTCCTGCACGACGAGTCGCCGCTGCCACTCTTAATTCGAATCGGCCTAGCCCATGCCCAGTTCGAAACCATCCATCCTTTCCTCGACGGCAACGGCCGGATCGGGCGGCTGCTGATCACATTCCTGCTGTGTGAGAAGCAGGTTCTGTTAAAGCCGGTACTGTATCTCTCGCATTATTTCAAGCGCCATCGCCAGGAGTATTACGATCATCTGCAGGCGGTGCGGGACCAGGGCGCCTGGGAGCAGTGGCTGATCTTCTTCTTAACGGGCGTCTACGAAGTAAGCCAGCAAGCCACCGAGACGGCCGGCCGCATCCTGTCGTTGCGCGAGCGCCACAGGCAGCTCATCGCCGACGCTCTTGGCCGCGCGGCCGGCAACGGACATCGTGTGCTAGAACATCTCTACCAGCATCCGATCGTGGCCGTGACCGAAATCCAGGACCTGAATGAGACGAGCTACCCCGCTGCCAACAATCTGGTCGCGCAGCTCGTCGCGCACGGCGTGCTGCACGAAATAACCGGACAGAAGCGTAATCGCCGTTTCATCTATAGCGAGTACGTCGAGCTGTTCTACGATGAGAGTTAG
- a CDS encoding ATP-dependent helicase produces MYSPNAQQRAAIEWRGGHALVLAGAGTGKTFTIIERARSLIGDGVDPARIALLTFTRRAAQEMRSRIGTRHHGLFAGTFHAWAIHLMHARRDLPVKPHEWTIIDRGDQLQVLRRIKVQLIPKGQLRLFPSPAEVLDYVSYARSTLVSVEAYLEKFTELGGEQTKFVGAAVLRYDEYRKSRRYLDFDDILEVLADSLTQDPKLAEKVATRYDEVLIDEGQDLNPLQWKIIDALVPHTRVFMVGDDGQSIYGFRGADFESIHSFTKRVLGGTVLRLEENYRSGQRILDMANWLLEQSPLDYDKHLVGTRGEGEKPVMRHFASAFEEADWVANTILQAHNAGDAFGTNKILMRTMSAAREIEASLVEKGIPHVVIGGTSLFALSHTKDLLALVRATTNVRDELAWMRYLTLFRGVGDVTADRVVSRLMECSTIAEARLVIEQELDRRALEVLAPIRAVAQHPTEPGRALAAALATMEPTFEQQYKEEWPKRRPDMKLMVSLAERRSDLNDFIETYTLDPIHGTQASTSGGDVVTLITVHSAKGLEGKRVFIPQAQFGMYPFVRSLGSEAEVEEERRILYVAITRAQDELLLSNSRGGYVGFQTSGAAPAFLEEVPDALMDHVGEATLSTRRPAPLVDLDEWG; encoded by the coding sequence GTGTACTCCCCTAACGCGCAGCAACGTGCCGCGATCGAGTGGCGTGGCGGGCACGCGTTGGTGTTGGCGGGCGCCGGCACCGGCAAGACGTTCACCATCATCGAGCGCGCCCGGAGCCTAATCGGGGACGGTGTCGACCCGGCCAGGATCGCGCTGCTGACGTTCACGCGCCGCGCGGCTCAGGAGATGCGCAGCCGCATCGGGACCCGCCACCATGGCCTCTTCGCGGGGACGTTCCACGCGTGGGCCATCCACCTGATGCACGCGCGCCGCGACCTGCCCGTGAAGCCGCACGAGTGGACCATCATCGATCGCGGTGATCAGCTGCAGGTGCTGAGGCGCATCAAGGTTCAACTCATCCCCAAGGGGCAGTTGCGGCTTTTCCCCTCCCCTGCCGAGGTGCTTGACTACGTGAGTTATGCGCGCAGCACGCTCGTGTCCGTCGAGGCGTACCTGGAGAAGTTCACTGAGCTCGGCGGCGAGCAGACCAAGTTCGTTGGGGCTGCCGTGCTGAGGTACGACGAGTACAGGAAGTCGCGCCGCTACTTGGATTTCGACGACATCCTCGAAGTTCTGGCCGACTCGTTGACGCAAGACCCTAAGCTGGCCGAGAAGGTCGCCACGCGGTACGACGAGGTTCTCATCGACGAGGGGCAGGACCTTAACCCGTTGCAGTGGAAGATCATCGACGCGCTGGTGCCGCACACGCGCGTTTTCATGGTGGGCGACGACGGGCAGAGCATCTACGGTTTCAGAGGGGCCGACTTCGAGTCGATCCACTCATTCACGAAGCGCGTGCTGGGCGGCACGGTCCTAAGGCTGGAGGAGAACTACCGCAGCGGCCAACGCATCCTCGACATGGCGAACTGGTTGCTCGAGCAGAGCCCCCTTGACTACGACAAGCACCTGGTTGGCACTCGCGGCGAGGGCGAGAAGCCTGTCATGCGGCACTTCGCGTCGGCCTTCGAGGAGGCCGACTGGGTAGCGAATACCATCCTGCAGGCGCATAACGCGGGGGACGCGTTCGGTACGAACAAGATCCTCATGCGCACCATGAGCGCGGCGCGGGAGATCGAGGCAAGCTTGGTGGAGAAGGGCATCCCACACGTGGTGATCGGTGGCACGAGCCTGTTCGCACTATCTCACACCAAAGACCTGTTGGCGCTGGTGCGTGCCACCACCAACGTCAGGGACGAGCTCGCGTGGATGCGTTACTTGACGCTATTCAGGGGCGTGGGTGATGTGACGGCCGACCGCGTGGTGTCGAGGCTGATGGAGTGCAGCACCATCGCCGAGGCGCGACTCGTGATCGAACAGGAACTCGACCGGCGCGCGCTAGAGGTGCTGGCGCCAATCCGCGCAGTGGCGCAACACCCCACCGAACCCGGTCGGGCGTTAGCCGCGGCGTTGGCGACGATGGAGCCCACGTTCGAGCAGCAGTACAAGGAGGAGTGGCCGAAGCGCCGGCCCGACATGAAGCTGATGGTAAGCCTCGCTGAGCGTCGCAGCGACCTGAACGATTTCATCGAGACGTACACGCTCGACCCGATTCACGGCACGCAGGCGAGCACGTCAGGTGGCGACGTCGTGACCCTGATAACCGTACATAGCGCCAAAGGGTTGGAGGGAAAGCGTGTGTTCATCCCGCAGGCGCAGTTCGGGATGTACCCGTTCGTGCGTAGCCTTGGGAGCGAGGCGGAAGTAGAGGAGGAGCGCCGCATTCTGTATGTCGCCATCACACGCGCGCAGGACGAGTTGTTGTTGAGCAACTCCCGGGGCGGTTATGTGGGGTTCCAAACGAGCGGCGCGGCGCCCGCGTTCTTAGAGGAGGTGCCCGACGCGTTGATGGATCATGTTGGTGAGGCGACGTTGTCGACGAGAAGGCCCGCGCCGCTAGTTGATCTGGACGAGTGGGGTTGA
- a CDS encoding inositol monophosphatase family protein, with the protein MNPYLTVAIKAAQAAAAIHRFHAADSDKQVDTKANYADIVTKVDKLSEERVREVISAAYPSHSVLGEEEGEHEGADASHRWIVDPLDGTTNYASGFPFYSVSIALEVEGRLEVGVILDSVRGQLYSAVRGKGAQMNGAPIQVSSTSSVDRSVLSTGFNAIEKDIDVNLPAFGRGVRQARAVRRAGSAALDLCMVASGQTDGFWELKLHSWDVAAGILILSEAGGRVTDQHGEEYELGSAVMVSSNGLIHDELLTMLALPDSW; encoded by the coding sequence ATGAACCCTTACCTAACCGTAGCGATCAAAGCGGCCCAGGCAGCGGCCGCCATCCACCGGTTCCACGCGGCGGACAGCGACAAGCAGGTCGACACCAAGGCGAACTACGCCGACATCGTCACCAAGGTCGACAAGCTGAGCGAGGAGCGCGTTAGAGAGGTCATATCCGCCGCGTACCCGAGCCACAGCGTCCTCGGCGAGGAGGAGGGAGAGCACGAGGGCGCCGACGCCAGTCACCGCTGGATAGTGGATCCGCTCGACGGCACCACGAACTACGCCAGCGGCTTCCCTTTCTACAGCGTCTCTATCGCGCTCGAGGTCGAGGGTCGGTTGGAAGTGGGTGTGATCCTGGACAGCGTACGGGGTCAGCTCTACTCCGCCGTACGCGGCAAGGGTGCGCAGATGAACGGTGCGCCCATCCAGGTAAGTAGCACTTCCAGCGTCGATAGGTCGGTTTTGTCGACGGGCTTCAACGCCATCGAGAAGGATATCGATGTCAACCTTCCTGCCTTCGGCCGTGGAGTGCGGCAGGCCAGGGCCGTCAGGCGGGCGGGCTCCGCGGCGCTGGACCTGTGCATGGTGGCCTCCGGCCAGACCGACGGCTTCTGGGAGCTGAAGCTCCATTCGTGGGACGTTGCGGCGGGGATCCTCATACTTAGCGAAGCCGGTGGCCGGGTGACCGACCAGCATGGTGAAGAGTACGAGTTGGGCAGCGCCGTCATGGTGTCGAGCAACGGCCTCATTCACGACGAGCTGCTCACCATGCTGGCGCTGCCGGACAGCTGGTAG
- a CDS encoding phosphoribosyltransferase: MTTKGHFTEPTTDYWQRFVHEEELPEGVRSGDGPWRYGYPARLPDGRFLVLPIRQVAADQALAVASLISNHASLEVVEALGEMLARFLAPYSPEVVVGMPTLGLAFAPVVAKELRLERIVPLGYSRKYWYEEALSATVRSITAPDDAKRVYLDPNLAPLLRGRRVVLVDDVVSSGTTLDLPWRLVESVGAEVLACGVVMRQGDRWARTLGPDRAAKVVGVFDTPLLTAVPDGWVRRGLSGEVT; encoded by the coding sequence ATGACAACGAAGGGGCACTTCACAGAACCGACCACTGATTACTGGCAGCGCTTCGTGCACGAAGAGGAACTGCCAGAGGGGGTGCGCAGCGGTGACGGTCCGTGGCGTTACGGTTACCCGGCGAGGCTCCCCGATGGGCGTTTCCTGGTTCTGCCCATCCGGCAAGTCGCGGCCGACCAGGCGCTGGCCGTCGCGTCGCTTATCAGCAACCACGCTTCCCTCGAGGTAGTCGAGGCGCTGGGCGAGATGCTCGCCCGCTTCCTGGCGCCTTACTCGCCGGAGGTGGTCGTTGGCATGCCAACGCTCGGGCTGGCTTTTGCTCCTGTGGTCGCCAAGGAGCTGCGTCTCGAGCGGATAGTGCCGCTTGGTTACTCGCGTAAGTATTGGTATGAGGAGGCGCTGTCGGCGACGGTGCGGTCGATTACGGCTCCGGATGATGCCAAGCGCGTTTACCTCGACCCGAACCTGGCACCGCTCCTGCGTGGCCGTCGTGTCGTGTTGGTCGATGACGTCGTGAGCAGCGGCACGACGCTCGACTTACCTTGGCGCTTGGTCGAGTCGGTGGGTGCCGAAGTGTTGGCTTGCGGTGTAGTCATGCGGCAGGGTGATCGTTGGGCCCGTACCTTGGGACCCGATCGGGCGGCGAAGGTCGTTGGGGTGTTCGACACCCCGCTGCTCACGGCCGTGCCGGACGGCTGGGTGAGGCGGGGCCTCAGCGGCGAAGTGACGTGA
- a CDS encoding amidase has product MQRSSLGPEAEGDATRELGRVVFERSLAELGRELGAGNLTSEAVVSAYLERIRALDQGGPRLGSVIETNPDALGVARELDAERRAKGARGPLHGVPILLKDNIDTADATRTAAGSLALAESFAQQDSGVAARLRAAGAVLLGKANMSEWANFRSTRSVSGWSGRGGQCHNPYALDRSPSGSSSGSGAAVAASLCSGAVGTETDGSIVAPASANGVVGFKPTVGLVSRAGIIPIAHSQDTAGPMARTVEDAVLLLAAMQGSDPRDPATADVPASGLIDPVEVLRLDGLEGVRLGILRGFVIAHPEVERQFEALLGVLRAAGAHLVDDLAMPHLGEWRDAETEVLLYEFKHGLDAYLGGLPESGQPRTLEELIEFNLASSGRSMPLFGQELLIMAQAKGPLTESTYLEALTTGRRMCREDGIDGLLAKHGLDALISPTMGPASLIDQVLGDPKRPGGSAAGPAAVAGYPHATVPAGTVHGLPWGLSIFSTAWRDAQVLRYAYAFEQATMARRVPRLLATVELQPGAAV; this is encoded by the coding sequence ATGCAGCGTTCTTCGTTGGGACCCGAGGCGGAAGGCGACGCCACCCGCGAGCTCGGCCGCGTAGTGTTCGAGCGATCGCTCGCCGAGCTCGGTAGAGAGCTGGGCGCCGGTAACCTCACCTCGGAAGCGGTCGTGAGTGCCTACCTCGAGCGAATCCGAGCGCTGGACCAAGGCGGCCCGCGCCTGGGCTCCGTCATCGAGACGAATCCCGATGCCCTGGGCGTCGCCCGCGAGTTGGATGCCGAGCGGCGTGCCAAGGGAGCGCGGGGGCCGCTCCACGGCGTACCCATCCTGCTCAAGGACAACATCGACACCGCCGATGCTACCCGCACCGCCGCCGGTTCCTTGGCACTCGCCGAGTCGTTCGCCCAGCAAGACAGCGGCGTGGCCGCGCGGTTGCGAGCGGCAGGCGCGGTACTGCTTGGCAAGGCCAACATGTCGGAGTGGGCCAACTTCCGGTCCACGCGTTCCGTCTCCGGCTGGAGCGGCCGTGGCGGTCAGTGCCACAACCCTTACGCGCTGGACCGCAGCCCGAGCGGCTCGTCCAGCGGCTCCGGCGCGGCGGTGGCCGCCAGCCTTTGTTCTGGGGCCGTTGGTACCGAGACCGACGGTTCCATCGTGGCGCCCGCCTCGGCGAACGGGGTCGTCGGCTTCAAGCCGACGGTCGGACTGGTCTCACGCGCCGGCATCATCCCCATCGCTCACAGCCAGGACACGGCCGGCCCAATGGCGCGTACGGTGGAAGACGCTGTGCTGTTGCTAGCGGCCATGCAGGGGTCCGACCCGCGCGATCCGGCCACTGCCGACGTTCCGGCTAGCGGTCTGATCGATCCGGTCGAGGTGTTGCGGCTCGACGGGCTAGAGGGCGTGCGGCTGGGCATACTGCGGGGGTTCGTGATCGCTCACCCCGAGGTGGAGCGGCAGTTCGAGGCCCTGCTCGGCGTGCTGCGGGCCGCCGGCGCGCACTTGGTCGACGACTTAGCCATGCCACACCTCGGCGAGTGGCGTGATGCCGAGACCGAAGTACTGCTCTACGAGTTCAAGCACGGCCTCGACGCCTACCTGGGTGGCCTGCCTGAAAGTGGGCAGCCCAGGACGCTCGAGGAACTAATAGAGTTCAACCTTGCCAGCTCCGGTCGCTCCATGCCCCTATTCGGCCAGGAACTCCTCATTATGGCGCAGGCGAAGGGGCCGCTCACGGAGTCCACTTACCTCGAGGCCCTTACCACCGGCCGCCGCATGTGCCGCGAGGATGGCATCGACGGGCTACTCGCTAAGCACGGCCTCGACGCGCTTATCAGCCCGACGATGGGCCCAGCCAGCCTCATAGACCAGGTACTCGGAGATCCGAAGCGGCCCGGCGGCTCGGCTGCCGGCCCTGCCGCGGTGGCAGGCTACCCTCACGCGACCGTGCCGGCGGGTACGGTTCACGGCCTGCCGTGGGGCCTCTCCATCTTCAGTACTGCGTGGCGCGATGCCCAGGTGCTGCGTTACGCCTACGCCTTCGAGCAGGCGACGATGGCGCGGCGCGTCCCGCGGCTGTTGGCCACGGTGGAACTGCAACCTGGGGCGGCGGTGTGA
- a CDS encoding DUF1810 domain-containing protein has translation MDRFLAAQADTYGSVVSELAAGHKRTHWMWFIFPQAAGLGHSPTSEFYAIRSSAEARAFLDHPVLGERLVECANLLLATTGLAALEIFGSPDDLKLRSSMTLFASVAGPGNVFDKVLEKFYQGLHDAATMAILASWSGETTA, from the coding sequence TTGGACCGTTTCCTCGCCGCCCAGGCCGACACGTACGGTTCGGTGGTCTCCGAACTAGCCGCCGGGCATAAGCGCACTCACTGGATGTGGTTCATCTTCCCGCAGGCCGCCGGGCTGGGCCACAGCCCTACTTCGGAGTTCTACGCCATCCGGTCCAGTGCCGAAGCCCGCGCCTTCCTTGACCACCCAGTACTCGGTGAGCGTTTGGTTGAGTGTGCCAACCTGCTGCTCGCAACGACTGGGCTAGCCGCGTTAGAGATCTTCGGCTCACCAGACGACTTGAAGTTGCGGTCGAGCATGACGCTCTTCGCGTCCGTTGCAGGTCCAGGGAACGTGTTCGACAAGGTGCTGGAAAAGTTCTATCAAGGCCTGCATGACGCAGCCACGATGGCGATCCTTGCGAGCTGGTCGGGTGAAACCACCGCGTGA
- a CDS encoding aminotransferase class V-fold PLP-dependent enzyme, with product MPHSSRGGQPASDDLVTQAIKPELWLLDPEVVHLNHGSYGAVPTPVLAAQRHAAEAVERSPERFYRTELAVQIDAVRRLVAEWLKTDPDGLVLVQNATEAVQVALSSLRLPPGSEVVYTDHAYAWVKAAIARECADRGAVPRCVELPDPNGLTEPEFASALVAALERALSERTALVVLDQITSASALRLPMEAVCAELGDRVPILIDGAHAPGLIDAPVPAGVAFWLGNLHKWAFAARTAAALVVAPQWRERVRPLVASAGAARGFPASFSYLGTQDATAYLALPTSLDFPTAHLGMTFNRLRERNAAVLELGAGRLADALGSPMPVATGLPLRTVSLNRSGGDAEAAELAGRLREMGVEVAITSLRGQLYARISVQAYVGVEDFDRLAAALGVLGLLR from the coding sequence ATGCCGCATAGTTCACGCGGAGGCCAACCCGCGTCCGATGACCTCGTCACCCAGGCGATAAAGCCGGAGCTGTGGCTGCTCGATCCTGAGGTCGTGCATCTGAACCACGGTTCGTACGGCGCGGTGCCCACGCCTGTTCTGGCGGCGCAGCGCCACGCGGCCGAGGCCGTGGAGCGCAGCCCCGAGCGGTTCTACCGCACCGAGCTGGCGGTCCAGATCGACGCCGTCAGGCGCCTCGTGGCCGAGTGGCTCAAGACCGACCCAGACGGCCTCGTGCTGGTGCAGAACGCTACGGAGGCGGTGCAGGTGGCGCTCTCGAGTTTGCGGCTGCCCCCGGGATCCGAAGTCGTTTACACGGACCACGCCTATGCCTGGGTCAAGGCGGCGATCGCTCGCGAGTGTGCGGACAGGGGCGCCGTGCCGCGGTGCGTCGAGTTACCGGACCCGAACGGCCTGACGGAGCCCGAGTTCGCCTCTGCGCTCGTCGCGGCCCTCGAGCGTGCGCTGAGCGAGCGCACGGCTTTGGTGGTTCTCGACCAGATCACTTCGGCTTCGGCCCTGAGGTTGCCGATGGAGGCTGTGTGCGCCGAACTGGGGGACCGGGTTCCCATCCTCATCGACGGCGCGCACGCCCCCGGCCTCATCGACGCGCCCGTGCCTGCCGGTGTGGCCTTCTGGCTCGGCAACCTCCACAAGTGGGCGTTCGCGGCGCGGACCGCGGCCGCGCTCGTGGTGGCGCCGCAGTGGCGCGAGCGGGTACGGCCGCTCGTGGCCAGCGCAGGCGCGGCGCGCGGTTTCCCTGCGTCGTTCAGCTACTTGGGTACGCAGGACGCCACGGCCTACCTCGCGCTCCCGACTTCCCTCGACTTCCCGACCGCGCATCTTGGGATGACGTTCAACCGGCTGCGAGAGCGCAACGCGGCGGTGCTCGAGCTCGGCGCCGGCCGGCTGGCGGACGCGCTGGGTTCGCCCATGCCGGTAGCGACGGGTCTGCCACTGCGGACGGTGTCCCTCAACCGGAGCGGTGGTGACGCAGAGGCGGCGGAGCTGGCCGGCCGGCTGCGGGAGATGGGCGTCGAGGTGGCGATAACCTCGCTGCGCGGGCAACTGTACGCGCGCATCTCCGTGCAAGCGTACGTGGGCGTGGAGGACTTCGACCGGTTGGCGGCGGCGTTGGGCGTGCTCGGTCTGTTGCGCTAA
- a CDS encoding toxin-antitoxin system HicB family antitoxin — MDQIDRYSIHLFAYEQDGTFLAVCPEFPGVSAFGDTREEAIAEVRIALELAVETYLDEGWPLPAPEGVPDEELPSGEFRVRLPRSLHAQLARRAAGEGVSQNQLVVYYLAAGLAKADALDRVEREPQRLPEVTR, encoded by the coding sequence GTGGATCAGATCGACCGATACAGCATCCATCTCTTCGCTTACGAGCAGGACGGCACGTTCCTCGCCGTGTGTCCGGAGTTTCCAGGCGTGTCGGCGTTCGGCGATACCCGTGAGGAGGCCATCGCAGAGGTGCGGATCGCTCTTGAGCTTGCAGTTGAGACGTACCTTGATGAGGGCTGGCCCTTGCCGGCGCCAGAGGGGGTCCCTGATGAGGAACTTCCCAGCGGTGAGTTCCGCGTTCGGCTTCCTCGCTCCTTGCACGCGCAACTGGCGCGACGCGCAGCTGGGGAGGGTGTCTCGCAGAATCAACTCGTCGTGTACTACTTGGCGGCTGGCCTCGCGAAGGCGGACGCCTTGGACCGAGTAGAGCGTGAGCCTCAGCGACTTCCGGAGGTTACGCGATAG
- a CDS encoding RES family NAD+ phosphorylase, with product MILYRLTHPAYSFLWESDEQPPARWHDVGEGPVHYFATTPEGAWAELLRHEEITSPEDLEGLTEQAMWVVHVDDVHLDAPNLEEGVLTGGMRTYAECRAEAKRLRNAGSQGMITTSAALEPGGAVLYRVNGGLELEPINSRVVILFGHRPGVTGQLASLGGRPHPRILQHVRRLTP from the coding sequence TTGATTCTATACCGCCTCACGCACCCCGCCTACTCCTTCCTGTGGGAAAGTGACGAACAACCGCCCGCACGGTGGCACGATGTCGGAGAGGGGCCCGTCCACTACTTCGCCACCACACCCGAGGGAGCTTGGGCCGAGCTACTGCGTCATGAGGAGATAACCAGCCCGGAAGACCTCGAGGGCCTGACCGAGCAAGCCATGTGGGTCGTGCACGTCGACGACGTTCACCTCGACGCCCCCAATCTCGAGGAAGGCGTTCTCACCGGAGGAATGCGAACCTACGCTGAGTGCCGAGCCGAAGCCAAACGCCTCCGCAACGCGGGCAGCCAGGGCATGATTACCACCTCAGCAGCCCTCGAACCAGGCGGCGCGGTTCTCTACCGCGTGAACGGCGGTCTCGAACTCGAACCGATAAACAGTCGGGTCGTTATCCTCTTCGGACACCGACCTGGCGTCACCGGCCAACTTGCCAGCCTCGGCGGACGTCCCCACCCTCGCATCCTCCAGCACGTCAGGCGTCTTACGCCGTAA
- a CDS encoding AAA family ATPase yields MDSLVDLVYTPPEAWEEAARPAFAGSLAPRYYRVAEDALLDPRGEGERRFQLRINASTQGTNVPFAALIGPDQERSGPYGGMSFVMFPDKEAGAPALIGMVVGTNGLAPDEEILGRPGHARKVKAISTWLRSRGAKHAWAKQDPVRIDVPLPASLGGPLAPWKAATDRYGRVLYAAFAPPSERSAAGDELVRDALTAFIDLFFAERGIEVLTAARQDSERIRRAWLATTLPDITGQEVAEILERRKYAVLEGPPGTGKTELAANLLREHYAGNGRVIQFHPGTTYESFIGGLAPRDGGAMGFTFAPAAGHLMEAAIAAGRSNAPYLLVVDEVNRADLAKVLGEAIYLFEPGRHEREVTLAHEFDGVGRTLRLPPNLHLLGTMNSADRSIAILDLAVRRRFAFLQLWPQLRVVEEHAGTQLQRAFHDLLMVFLEHASEDAFTLMPGHAYFLAKDGAAGRARLQTEIIPLLREYLRQGYVAGFADEIQAWIDSNEESAA; encoded by the coding sequence ATGGATTCCCTAGTCGACCTGGTCTACACTCCGCCCGAGGCCTGGGAGGAAGCGGCGCGGCCCGCGTTCGCCGGCTCCCTCGCTCCGCGTTACTACCGCGTGGCCGAAGACGCTCTGCTCGACCCTCGCGGAGAAGGCGAGCGGCGCTTCCAACTGCGGATCAACGCCTCAACACAAGGCACCAACGTGCCGTTCGCGGCGTTGATCGGCCCGGATCAGGAGCGCTCCGGCCCGTACGGCGGCATGAGCTTCGTCATGTTCCCCGACAAAGAGGCGGGCGCCCCGGCGCTGATTGGCATGGTGGTCGGCACGAACGGCCTGGCTCCGGACGAGGAGATCTTGGGTCGGCCGGGCCACGCGCGCAAGGTGAAGGCCATAAGCACCTGGCTGCGGTCACGCGGCGCTAAGCACGCGTGGGCGAAGCAGGATCCGGTCCGTATCGACGTGCCCCTGCCAGCCTCGTTGGGCGGTCCGCTCGCGCCGTGGAAAGCGGCAACCGACCGTTACGGGCGAGTGCTCTACGCGGCCTTCGCACCCCCGTCCGAACGCAGCGCGGCGGGTGACGAGCTAGTGCGCGATGCGTTGACGGCGTTCATCGACTTGTTCTTCGCGGAGCGGGGCATCGAGGTGCTCACGGCGGCGCGGCAGGATAGCGAGCGGATTCGTCGCGCTTGGCTCGCGACCACCCTGCCAGATATCACAGGTCAGGAGGTCGCCGAGATCCTCGAACGACGCAAGTACGCCGTGCTGGAGGGCCCACCCGGGACGGGCAAGACCGAGCTTGCGGCCAACTTGCTGCGGGAGCATTACGCAGGCAATGGCCGCGTCATCCAGTTCCATCCCGGCACCACTTACGAGAGCTTCATCGGCGGCCTCGCGCCCCGCGACGGCGGGGCGATGGGCTTCACCTTCGCACCGGCCGCCGGACACTTGATGGAGGCGGCCATTGCCGCAGGCAGGAGTAACGCGCCCTACTTGCTGGTGGTGGACGAAGTCAATCGCGCGGACCTTGCCAAGGTCCTGGGAGAAGCGATCTACCTGTTCGAACCGGGCCGACACGAGCGGGAGGTGACGCTTGCGCACGAGTTCGACGGCGTGGGCCGCACCCTGCGGTTGCCGCCCAACTTACATCTGCTCGGCACCATGAACAGCGCTGATCGCAGCATTGCGATTTTGGACCTTGCCGTACGCCGCCGCTTCGCGTTCTTGCAGCTGTGGCCGCAGTTACGGGTGGTTGAGGAGCACGCCGGCACGCAGCTGCAGCGGGCATTTCACGACCTGCTGATGGTGTTTCTGGAGCACGCCTCCGAGGACGCTTTCACCCTCATGCCCGGCCACGCCTACTTCCTGGCGAAGGATGGAGCGGCCGGTCGCGCACGCCTGCAGACCGAGATCATCCCCCTGCTGCGCGAGTATCTCCGCCAGGGTTACGTGGCCGGTTTTGCCGATGAGATCCAGGCCTGGATAGATTCGAATGAGGAGTCCGCCGCTTGA
- a CDS encoding MbcA/ParS/Xre antitoxin family protein has translation MASSSAAPVTDNALDIVERSMAENGPRSAARITNQVFQDFTGIDSYDLPGLLLRGEEVSELTGAKHLRDQLATLLDCRRVDAGTLLGASESRFSRNDNLDRDMLDRAHAIIDTYVHVAAAIGPPNATRWFKTPHPALDDQPPSRLLKTQYGRNLVNDLVEALLAGTYV, from the coding sequence ATGGCAAGCTCCAGCGCAGCGCCTGTTACGGATAACGCGCTCGACATCGTCGAACGCTCCATGGCCGAGAACGGCCCGCGGTCCGCCGCACGCATCACGAACCAGGTCTTCCAAGACTTCACGGGAATAGACTCGTACGATCTACCAGGCCTCCTCCTTCGAGGCGAGGAAGTTTCTGAGCTGACCGGCGCTAAGCACCTCCGAGACCAGCTCGCCACGCTGCTCGACTGTCGCCGTGTAGACGCCGGTACGCTCCTCGGTGCTAGTGAGAGCCGTTTCAGCCGCAACGACAACCTGGACCGAGACATGCTCGACCGCGCCCACGCCATCATCGACACGTACGTACATGTGGCCGCTGCCATCGGTCCCCCCAACGCCACGCGTTGGTTCAAAACACCCCATCCAGCGCTCGACGACCAACCCCCCAGCCGGCTCCTCAAGACCCAATACGGCCGGAATCTAGTCAACGATCTGGTCGAAGCGCTCCTGGCAGGCACTTACGTTTGA